The Thalassotalea psychrophila genome window below encodes:
- the metL gene encoding bifunctional aspartate kinase/homoserine dehydrogenase II has translation MQQQVQNIEFNSSLNPLKQIEVTTNVHKFGGSSLANAQCIMRVVEIIKDNATLNDFIVVSANGKTTDQLFALFESTDNKEQFTVQLARLKNTQTALIHELLDSSQASKLLQQIDEDVAFIDSQFTNSFKNSRNDVLAFGELWSARLLATVLNQNVCKANAIDARKVLILDSTNNFQLNEQLSKQNIVLEKSANQLNILTGFIASDEQGNSHTLGRNGSDYSATIAAHLLNAKNVTLWTDVNGVYSADPRIVNTARKLFRLENSVAKELGRLGNPILHANTLNPLTTHNIHLNVASSFAPQDSGTEIGAFGEIAKSEISVTHNNELIKIDSNEFTAKILEQINTRFQPIYQCQNKTCIVISQQFADLALQYLQEQNINLTTKNVSLIAVVGYQIANRGEIKARFKRALKHTDIAQFVGSSNGHSLLAFFEHESSVELINKVHSQVTKDSRNIGLVIAGLGNIGKRFLEMLPQQLSRVPALENVHLVGLASSKQALINTDGIEVSKALELFQQDSLAYDNQLLLDWLSQHPYDELVLVDITPSEQFSNLYQAFFEQGIHVISANKCAGASSTATYKKLLSTQYNTGSQWLVNTTVGAGLPVNYAINDLLNSGDTINEVAGIFSGTLSWLFSNFDGSLAFSQLLLNALEQGFTEPDPRDDLSGLDVQRKLLILARLAGFELELEDIDCQNLVPNSLIGLSVDEFLGQVNLLDQYFANKLQEAQQQNGCLRYVARFSKTESGYNARVGLEILANDHAFANLTPCDNIFLLTTNWYQDNPLIIQGPGAGRDVTAGGLHSDLVNLCRELAVKTKEVEIKGIN, from the coding sequence ATGCAACAGCAAGTACAAAATATTGAATTTAATTCTTCATTAAACCCTTTAAAACAGATTGAAGTAACAACTAATGTGCATAAATTTGGCGGCAGTAGTTTAGCAAATGCACAATGTATTATGCGCGTGGTTGAAATCATCAAAGACAATGCTACTTTGAATGATTTTATTGTTGTTTCGGCAAATGGTAAAACAACAGACCAACTATTCGCATTGTTTGAAAGTACTGATAATAAAGAACAATTTACTGTTCAATTGGCGCGGTTAAAAAATACTCAAACAGCATTGATTCATGAATTGCTCGATAGCTCTCAAGCCTCAAAATTGCTTCAACAGATAGATGAAGATGTTGCCTTTATAGATAGTCAATTTACAAATTCGTTTAAAAACAGTCGAAATGACGTTCTAGCTTTTGGTGAGCTTTGGTCCGCTAGATTATTAGCTACGGTATTAAATCAAAATGTTTGTAAAGCCAACGCCATTGATGCTAGAAAAGTTTTGATTCTCGATTCTACCAACAATTTTCAGTTGAATGAACAGCTAAGTAAGCAAAATATTGTCCTTGAAAAATCAGCCAATCAGTTAAATATCTTAACTGGTTTTATTGCTAGCGATGAGCAGGGCAACTCACATACGCTTGGTCGTAATGGTAGTGATTATTCAGCTACCATAGCCGCGCATTTATTAAATGCTAAAAATGTTACCTTGTGGACTGACGTGAATGGTGTGTACAGTGCCGATCCTCGTATTGTTAATACGGCACGTAAATTATTTCGTTTAGAAAACTCAGTTGCCAAAGAGTTGGGGCGCCTAGGAAACCCGATATTACATGCCAATACTCTTAACCCGTTAACTACACATAATATTCATTTGAATGTGGCGAGTAGCTTTGCACCGCAAGACAGTGGTACAGAAATTGGCGCATTTGGTGAAATTGCCAAAAGTGAAATCTCTGTTACTCATAATAATGAACTTATCAAAATTGATTCTAATGAATTTACTGCAAAAATTTTAGAGCAAATTAATACTCGGTTTCAACCAATTTACCAATGCCAAAATAAAACCTGCATTGTTATTTCACAGCAGTTTGCCGATTTAGCATTGCAATATTTGCAAGAACAAAACATAAATCTTACAACTAAAAATGTGTCATTGATCGCCGTTGTTGGTTATCAAATTGCCAATCGAGGTGAAATTAAGGCTCGCTTTAAACGCGCTCTTAAGCATACCGATATTGCCCAATTTGTTGGATCTAGTAATGGCCATAGCTTATTGGCATTTTTTGAACATGAAAGCTCTGTTGAGTTAATCAATAAAGTACATTCACAAGTAACCAAAGACTCTCGAAATATTGGTTTAGTGATAGCGGGCCTTGGTAATATTGGTAAGCGCTTTCTTGAAATGTTACCACAACAGCTTAGTCGTGTTCCTGCACTTGAAAACGTACATTTAGTTGGGCTTGCTTCATCTAAACAGGCCTTGATTAATACCGATGGTATTGAAGTTAGCAAAGCCTTAGAATTGTTTCAACAAGACAGTTTAGCTTATGATAACCAACTATTATTAGATTGGTTGTCACAGCATCCATATGATGAACTGGTGCTCGTAGATATTACTCCAAGTGAACAGTTCAGTAATTTATACCAAGCATTTTTTGAGCAAGGTATCCATGTGATTAGTGCTAACAAATGTGCAGGTGCCAGTAGTACTGCGACCTATAAAAAATTATTAAGCACACAGTATAATACTGGCAGCCAATGGTTAGTAAACACCACCGTTGGTGCAGGTTTACCAGTGAACTATGCGATAAATGATTTACTTAATAGCGGCGACACAATAAATGAAGTTGCAGGTATTTTTTCAGGTACATTATCTTGGCTGTTCTCAAATTTTGATGGTAGCTTAGCGTTTTCTCAGTTACTACTAAATGCACTCGAGCAAGGCTTTACAGAGCCTGATCCGCGAGATGACCTATCGGGCTTAGATGTACAGCGTAAGTTGCTTATTTTAGCGCGCCTTGCCGGTTTTGAATTAGAGCTTGAAGATATAGATTGCCAAAATTTAGTACCCAATTCTTTAATAGGTTTATCTGTAGATGAGTTTTTAGGGCAGGTGAATTTACTTGATCAATACTTTGCTAATAAGCTGCAAGAAGCGCAGCAACAAAATGGCTGTTTACGCTACGTTGCTCGTTTTAGTAAAACCGAATCTGGCTACAATGCCAGAGTAGGATTAGAAATTTTAGCGAATGATCATGCTTTTGCTAACTTAACACCATGTGACAATATATTTTTATTAACAACCAACTGGTATCAAGATAATCCTTTGATTATTCAAGGTCCTGGCGCTGGTCGTGACGTAACTGCCGGCGGATTACACTCAGATTTAGTTAACCTATGTCGTGAACTTGCTGTAAAAACAAAAGAAGTAGAAATTAAGGGGATTAACTAA
- the metB gene encoding cystathionine gamma-synthase translates to MKHDKLNTIAVQAGINSDEHHGAVVPAMHLSSTYSLKGFNEKRQYDYSRSGNPTRTTLAEVIADLEGGSTGVITSTGMSAIHLVCQLLTSEDTLLIPHDCYGGSYRLFTHLAARGVFKLQVVDQTNEQQLSDALAQKPKLVLLETPSNPLLRLVDIAKICQQAKQVGALVAVDNTFLSPLLQRPLDLGADIVIHSTTKFINGHSDVVGGAIVTKDAELGETLTWWANCIGITGSPFDSYLTLRGIKTLPIRLKQHDENTKQLVHFLQSHPAISTIHYPGLVDHPGHEIAKAQQAGFGSMFSFELNGGVEQVKTLFANVKLFTLAQSLGGVESLISHPSTMTHAGMDLAAQKTAGISQTLIRVSVGLEDISDIIEDLSHALTASQAVGN, encoded by the coding sequence ATGAAACACGATAAATTGAATACAATAGCTGTACAAGCAGGCATAAATAGTGATGAACATCATGGCGCTGTAGTACCTGCTATGCATTTATCGAGTACTTATAGCTTAAAAGGCTTTAATGAAAAGCGTCAGTATGATTACTCACGTAGTGGTAATCCAACGCGAACTACCTTAGCAGAGGTTATTGCTGACTTAGAAGGTGGCAGTACAGGTGTAATTACTAGTACAGGTATGTCAGCTATTCATTTGGTTTGCCAGTTACTTACTAGCGAAGATACCCTACTTATCCCACATGATTGTTATGGTGGTAGCTACCGTTTATTCACTCACTTGGCTGCTCGCGGCGTATTCAAATTACAGGTTGTTGATCAAACTAATGAGCAGCAACTTAGTGATGCACTAGCGCAAAAGCCTAAATTAGTTTTATTAGAAACCCCTAGTAACCCATTATTACGCCTTGTTGATATCGCTAAAATTTGTCAGCAAGCTAAACAAGTTGGTGCTTTAGTTGCCGTAGACAATACTTTTTTATCGCCATTATTACAGCGACCATTAGATTTAGGCGCAGATATTGTTATTCATTCAACCACCAAATTTATTAATGGTCACTCCGATGTTGTTGGTGGCGCGATAGTTACTAAAGATGCTGAACTTGGTGAAACGTTAACTTGGTGGGCGAACTGTATTGGTATTACCGGTTCCCCATTTGATAGCTATTTAACCTTACGCGGTATTAAAACCTTACCTATTCGCTTAAAACAACATGATGAAAATACCAAGCAACTAGTGCATTTTTTACAAAGCCACCCGGCTATAAGCACTATCCATTATCCAGGTTTAGTTGATCATCCAGGGCACGAAATAGCCAAAGCACAACAAGCCGGATTTGGTAGCATGTTTTCATTTGAACTTAATGGTGGTGTAGAGCAGGTTAAAACTTTATTTGCCAATGTTAAGTTATTTACTTTGGCACAATCTTTAGGTGGTGTTGAAAGCCTAATTTCTCATCCATCTACTATGACCCATGCGGGCATGGATTTAGCAGCACAAAAAACTGCAGGTATCAGCCAAACACTTATTCGTGTTTCGGTTGGCCTTGAAGATATTAGCGATATTATTGAAGATTTAAGCCATGCACTAACAGCATCGCAAGCGGTGGGTAACTAA
- the metJ gene encoding met regulon transcriptional regulator MetJ: MAEWNGEYINPYAQHGKKSEQVKKITVSIPLRVLKVLTDERTRRQVQNLRHATNSELLCEAFLHAFTGQPLPDDADLAKGNEQVLPESVRKILEEQGVTDFSEYEEQE, encoded by the coding sequence ATGGCTGAATGGAATGGGGAATACATCAATCCTTATGCACAACACGGTAAAAAAAGTGAGCAAGTTAAAAAGATCACTGTATCTATACCGTTGCGAGTTTTAAAAGTTCTTACCGACGAAAGAACACGCAGACAGGTGCAAAACTTACGTCATGCAACTAATAGTGAATTACTTTGCGAGGCATTTTTACATGCGTTTACTGGCCAACCATTACCAGACGATGCTGATTTAGCTAAAGGTAATGAACAAGTTTTACCGGAAAGTGTACGTAAAATTTTAGAAGAGCAAGGCGTTACCGACTTTTCTGAGTATGAAGAACAAGAATAA
- a CDS encoding zinc-binding dehydrogenase, whose translation MSTYPTTNKGFALNFIDNLDAPLSDRITLIEKPLPKLKRGEVLVKMSAAPINPSDLVYLMGKYGLPPVDGAYAGFEGCGEIIAANAGLYGKWLNGKRVAVSATPGKDGVWAQYAITKASYCLPVRKEISDDQASTIIVNPCTSVCLIERAKELGAKAVVINAAASQVGKGVIRYAKMQGIKTIAIVRSKSNVAVLEQLGADRVILTDTESFRDELKLASKELKATVLLDAVADVDTPKTMSCMPIGSTGIVYGRLTETQDPIGGQFAVADVIFKNQKIEGFWLATYIGNAKPWQVLGLSKKVQKLFAEGIFQTDIYGQFDFDGFATALEHYAVHKSDGKVILTPNA comes from the coding sequence TTGAGCACATACCCAACCACCAATAAAGGCTTTGCCTTAAATTTTATTGACAATTTAGACGCACCATTAAGTGATCGTATAACCCTTATTGAAAAGCCTTTGCCAAAACTAAAGCGCGGAGAAGTATTAGTAAAAATGTCTGCTGCGCCTATTAATCCATCCGATTTAGTTTACTTAATGGGAAAATATGGCTTACCTCCAGTAGATGGAGCTTATGCCGGGTTTGAAGGTTGCGGTGAGATCATTGCAGCTAATGCCGGTTTATATGGTAAGTGGCTAAATGGCAAACGCGTAGCTGTTTCGGCAACGCCGGGTAAAGATGGCGTTTGGGCACAATATGCAATCACCAAGGCAAGTTACTGTTTACCTGTACGCAAAGAAATAAGTGACGATCAGGCTTCAACAATTATCGTTAATCCTTGTACTTCGGTGTGCTTAATAGAGCGAGCTAAAGAGCTAGGCGCAAAAGCTGTAGTCATTAATGCAGCAGCAAGCCAAGTAGGCAAAGGGGTGATTCGCTATGCCAAAATGCAAGGCATAAAAACTATTGCTATTGTGCGTTCAAAGTCCAATGTTGCAGTATTAGAGCAGTTAGGTGCGGATAGAGTAATTTTAACTGATACTGAATCGTTTCGAGATGAGTTAAAGCTGGCGAGTAAAGAGTTAAAGGCAACTGTGCTATTAGATGCTGTAGCCGATGTTGATACACCAAAAACAATGAGCTGTATGCCTATTGGCTCTACAGGTATTGTTTATGGTCGATTAACTGAAACTCAAGATCCCATTGGTGGCCAATTTGCTGTTGCTGATGTGATATTTAAAAATCAAAAAATTGAAGGCTTTTGGTTAGCAACTTACATTGGTAATGCTAAACCATGGCAAGTACTTGGCTTAAGCAAAAAAGTACAAAAACTATTTGCCGAAGGTATTTTTCAAACGGATATTTATGGTCAGTTTGATTTTGATGGTTTTGCCACCGCACTTGAACATTATGCCGTACATAAGAGCGATGGAAAGGTGATTTTAACGCCAAATGCATAA
- a CDS encoding HpcH/HpaI aldolase/citrate lyase family protein, producing the protein MSATVHPNDALFDAEKPFPVIPSCEHFAGSEKLILKAMQMQKDIGQVFDITCDCEDGAAAGSEKEHAEMVARIIGSDDNEFNMMGVRIHDPSHPHWKKDLDILIPGCGHKLAYITLPKCTEGAQILEMVTYIQGLAKFHSIDREIPVHVLIETHGALRDVWQIAATPWVQLLDFGMMDFVSGHYGAIPASCMRSPGQFDHALLKRAKTELVAAALANGVVPAHNVTLDLKNTQQTTDDASRARNEFGFMRMWSIYPTQITAIVDAMKPNFEEVEDAEAILLAAQANSWGPIQHKGELHDRATYRYFWELLQRAQMSDIEISEAAKAAFF; encoded by the coding sequence ATGTCTGCAACTGTACATCCAAATGACGCACTTTTTGATGCGGAGAAACCATTTCCAGTGATCCCAAGCTGTGAACATTTTGCCGGTTCAGAAAAGCTGATCCTCAAAGCAATGCAAATGCAAAAAGATATAGGTCAAGTATTTGATATTACCTGTGATTGTGAAGATGGCGCTGCGGCAGGTTCTGAAAAAGAACATGCTGAAATGGTCGCACGTATCATAGGTAGTGATGACAATGAATTTAATATGATGGGTGTACGTATCCATGATCCATCGCATCCGCATTGGAAAAAAGATTTAGACATTTTAATCCCAGGTTGTGGGCACAAACTTGCATACATAACTCTGCCAAAATGTACTGAAGGTGCACAAATTCTGGAAATGGTGACTTACATTCAAGGTCTTGCTAAATTCCACTCAATCGACCGAGAAATCCCTGTACATGTTCTGATTGAAACACATGGCGCATTACGTGACGTTTGGCAAATAGCAGCAACTCCATGGGTACAGTTGTTAGATTTTGGCATGATGGATTTTGTATCTGGTCACTATGGTGCGATCCCTGCATCTTGTATGCGTAGTCCTGGTCAATTTGACCATGCATTATTAAAACGTGCAAAAACTGAATTAGTCGCGGCCGCACTTGCAAATGGTGTAGTACCGGCACATAACGTGACATTGGATTTAAAAAATACTCAACAAACTACTGACGATGCTAGTCGTGCGCGCAACGAGTTTGGTTTTATGCGTATGTGGAGTATTTATCCAACTCAAATTACCGCAATTGTTGATGCTATGAAGCCTAATTTTGAAGAAGTAGAAGATGCTGAAGCTATTTTACTTGCGGCTCAAGCAAATAGCTGGGGACCAATTCAACATAAAGGTGAATTACACGATAGAGCAACGTATCGTTACTTTTGGGAGTTATTACAGCGTGCGCAAATGAGTGACATTGAAATAAGCGAAGCAGCTAAAGCGGCATTTTTTTAA
- a CDS encoding HpcH/HpaI aldolase/citrate lyase family protein: MNYHNEFLEQVDEEDVLGGTWPGIQLYYPPVKYSPKDEEYENMEQAAERMRKHAHNCQAHTLLFDLEDGCRQKEMSRELLLNELPKFPERDFQIALRINPFRTDEYEKDLEMIMKVAEHIDVIVLAKAGEMYGAAEIRDLSAWLLGVNPKIEIQPIIEHPRSLKIAAELMAFPAVKHVVFGIHDFSKAMAIHLTPEGWIEELLTYLRMLLLEARIAGKGVIGGVEVLINDTPMPEKFIEPDDVRRWLDLHGDHESHVVHGHAVVETQMGLTGKQLIHPYHIHLCKVAFTPSPKVIKRNVQILQMAIDADALLGGAIKYEGEMLDPPMFGKALQTLLRAYALKSLDEKDKQFAIDVLKKLPITVIRENWPYGRI, from the coding sequence ATGAACTACCATAATGAGTTCTTAGAGCAGGTAGACGAAGAAGACGTACTCGGAGGCACATGGCCAGGTATTCAGTTGTACTATCCGCCAGTCAAATACTCTCCAAAAGATGAAGAATATGAAAATATGGAGCAAGCCGCTGAGCGTATGCGTAAACATGCCCATAATTGCCAAGCCCATACTTTACTATTCGATTTAGAAGATGGTTGTCGCCAAAAAGAAATGAGTCGCGAGCTGTTACTAAATGAACTTCCTAAATTTCCAGAACGCGATTTTCAAATAGCCCTTCGTATAAACCCATTTCGTACCGATGAGTATGAAAAAGATTTAGAAATGATCATGAAAGTGGCTGAACATATTGATGTAATTGTGCTAGCTAAAGCTGGTGAAATGTATGGTGCTGCCGAAATTCGAGATCTTTCGGCTTGGTTGTTAGGGGTTAATCCTAAAATTGAAATTCAACCAATTATTGAGCATCCTCGAAGCTTAAAAATTGCAGCTGAATTAATGGCATTTCCAGCGGTTAAGCACGTTGTATTTGGTATTCACGATTTCTCGAAAGCAATGGCGATTCACTTAACACCAGAAGGCTGGATCGAAGAATTGCTTACCTACCTAAGAATGCTATTACTTGAGGCAAGAATTGCCGGTAAAGGTGTTATCGGTGGAGTTGAAGTATTAATTAATGATACGCCAATGCCAGAAAAATTTATCGAGCCTGACGATGTTCGTCGTTGGTTAGATTTACACGGCGATCACGAATCGCATGTAGTACATGGTCATGCTGTAGTTGAAACGCAAATGGGTTTAACCGGTAAACAGCTTATTCACCCGTACCATATTCATTTATGTAAGGTAGCATTTACGCCATCGCCAAAAGTTATAAAGCGTAATGTGCAAATATTACAAATGGCCATAGATGCCGACGCCCTGTTAGGCGGAGCTATTAAATATGAAGGAGAAATGCTTGATCCACCAATGTTTGGTAAAGCGTTGCAAACACTATTAAGAGCCTATGCATTGAAGTCTTTAGATGAAAAAGATAAACAATTTGCCATAGATGTATTGAAGAAACTGCCTATCACGGTTATTCGTGAAAACTGGCCATACGGCCGCATTTAA
- a CDS encoding acyl-CoA synthetase, which produces MIKFDDLLTQNANGWQWHIPEHFNIAYACVRQHVEQNNGNKTALVIEDDKLGTCELSYAELDSLSGRFVYTLKELGLNADDRVLIRLPNSSDYPVSFFGCLKQGAIAVPTSTLLSAPEVAYLAKDSGAKVLVTAKSMWPELKSILEEDTQLSAVLLAGPGEMPSDCTGLNVQVLDLEELLNTSPVDDTIVASTPDDPAYLVYTSGTTGYPKGVLHAHRSLIGRLPASRFWFDFKEGDRIMHSGKFNWTYVLGSALMDPLFHGHTVIVHEGANDASTWPKLIAKHNCTIFIGVPTIYRQIIQKTEFKGENVPSLRHCMSAGEHLSDEMLLAWRERFGMDVYEAIGMSEFSYYISQNKQQPIRPGAAGFTQPGHDVVLLNEENKPAQAGEEGMIAIPESDPGLFLNYWQLPEETEKARHSGYFFTGDYARVDEDGYIWFVGRKDDIINTFGYRVSPHEIERVIKTHPDVADCVALGEELGKDKILVSACIILAPGATTTKEDILNFGNSHLAKYKAPKIVHFYDDFPRTKNGKVLRKQMLAELAEQNKQPATQGA; this is translated from the coding sequence ATGATTAAGTTTGATGATTTATTAACACAGAACGCTAATGGTTGGCAGTGGCACATACCTGAACATTTCAATATTGCCTATGCCTGTGTGCGACAGCATGTTGAACAAAACAATGGCAACAAAACTGCACTAGTTATTGAAGATGACAAGTTAGGTACATGCGAGCTGAGCTATGCTGAACTAGATAGCTTAAGTGGTCGTTTTGTTTATACCTTGAAGGAATTAGGATTAAATGCTGACGATAGAGTATTGATTCGTTTACCAAACTCTAGCGATTACCCAGTAAGCTTTTTTGGTTGTTTAAAACAAGGCGCTATTGCCGTGCCTACATCAACATTGTTGTCAGCACCAGAAGTTGCTTACTTAGCCAAAGACTCTGGCGCGAAAGTATTAGTTACCGCTAAATCTATGTGGCCAGAGCTAAAGTCTATATTAGAAGAAGATACCCAGCTTAGTGCCGTATTATTAGCTGGCCCGGGTGAAATGCCTAGTGATTGCACAGGTTTAAATGTGCAAGTTTTAGATTTAGAAGAGTTGCTAAATACGAGCCCAGTTGATGATACAATTGTAGCAAGTACGCCAGATGATCCTGCGTATTTAGTCTATACCTCAGGTACTACCGGATATCCAAAAGGCGTGTTGCATGCACACCGCTCTTTAATTGGTCGTTTACCAGCCAGTCGCTTTTGGTTCGATTTTAAAGAAGGCGATCGAATCATGCACTCGGGTAAATTTAACTGGACCTACGTTTTAGGCTCAGCATTAATGGATCCTTTATTTCATGGTCATACGGTAATTGTGCATGAAGGAGCAAATGATGCTTCTACTTGGCCAAAACTTATTGCTAAGCATAACTGTACAATATTTATCGGTGTACCAACGATTTATCGTCAAATTATTCAAAAAACTGAATTTAAAGGCGAAAATGTACCTTCTCTTCGCCATTGTATGAGTGCCGGTGAACATTTAAGTGATGAAATGCTGTTAGCTTGGCGCGAACGTTTTGGTATGGATGTTTATGAAGCGATTGGTATGTCAGAATTTTCTTATTATATTTCACAAAATAAACAACAACCTATTCGCCCAGGTGCGGCTGGTTTTACTCAGCCAGGTCATGATGTTGTGTTACTAAATGAAGAAAATAAACCTGCTCAAGCTGGTGAAGAAGGCATGATCGCCATACCTGAAAGCGATCCAGGCTTGTTTTTAAATTATTGGCAACTCCCTGAAGAAACCGAAAAAGCCAGGCACAGCGGTTATTTCTTCACTGGCGATTATGCAAGGGTCGATGAAGATGGCTATATTTGGTTTGTAGGGCGCAAAGACGACATCATTAATACTTTTGGTTACCGCGTATCGCCACACGAAATTGAGCGAGTAATAAAAACTCATCCAGACGTTGCCGATTGTGTGGCTCTTGGTGAAGAGCTGGGTAAAGATAAAATATTAGTCAGTGCCTGTATTATTTTAGCGCCTGGTGCTACAACCACTAAAGAAGATATTTTAAACTTTGGTAATAGTCATTTAGCTAAATATAAAGCACCCAAAATTGTCCATTTTTATGATGACTTTCCACGCACTAAAAATGGCAAAGTATTACGTAAACAGATGCTAGCTGAGCTTGCTGAACAAAACAAACAACCGGCCACCCAAGGAGCCTAA
- a CDS encoding HpcH/HpaI aldolase/citrate lyase family protein, whose protein sequence is MNCKTQENFRPRRSALYVPAHREQYITKARGLSADVIIFDLQESVPPSRKEEARALLVEQLQNSDFGYSERIVRVNKLDSPWGKADIAAIAELDIDGVLFPDIESGEELNLAVAALDNANGENKLVMANIESPLGVLRAEEICAASPRLTTVVMGTTDLANSLRVNVTLDRQGLLTYLSMCILAARAHNKSIIDGPHFNLKDVVACEYSCRQARDLGFDGKAVIHPVQLTYTNDALTPKGEDIRKAKGIISAMEQAKADGQSVAVIDDRLIEPCLEQWANRVICLYTKVNEIGQGELTLG, encoded by the coding sequence ATGAACTGCAAAACACAAGAAAATTTTCGACCAAGACGCAGTGCATTATATGTTCCAGCACACCGTGAGCAATACATAACTAAAGCACGTGGATTATCTGCTGATGTAATCATTTTTGATTTACAAGAATCGGTACCGCCTTCTCGTAAAGAAGAAGCAAGAGCATTATTAGTTGAGCAATTACAAAATAGTGACTTTGGTTATTCAGAAAGAATCGTACGCGTTAACAAGCTTGACTCTCCTTGGGGGAAGGCCGATATAGCCGCTATAGCTGAACTTGATATTGACGGCGTATTATTTCCTGATATTGAAAGTGGCGAGGAACTAAACCTAGCCGTTGCCGCGTTAGATAATGCCAATGGTGAAAATAAATTGGTTATGGCAAATATTGAATCTCCTCTAGGTGTATTACGCGCCGAAGAGATTTGTGCTGCCAGTCCAAGGCTAACAACTGTTGTTATGGGTACCACCGATCTCGCTAACTCATTACGGGTAAATGTAACACTTGATAGACAAGGATTATTAACCTATTTGTCGATGTGTATATTAGCCGCCAGAGCACACAACAAAAGCATTATAGATGGCCCACATTTTAATTTAAAAGATGTGGTTGCTTGTGAGTATAGTTGTCGACAGGCTCGCGATCTAGGCTTTGATGGTAAAGCAGTTATTCACCCAGTACAGTTAACTTATACCAACGACGCGTTAACACCTAAAGGTGAAGATATTCGTAAAGCTAAAGGCATTATTTCAGCGATGGAACAAGCTAAAGCTGATGGCCAAAGTGTTGCGGTAATCGATGATAGATTAATTGAGCCGTGTTTAGAGCAATGGGCTAATCGTGTTATTTGTTTATACACCAAGGTGAATGAAATTGGCCAAGGTGAATTAACACTTGGTTAA
- a CDS encoding MaoC family dehydratase, with protein sequence MTITTNYLPTPEGLYFEDFFVGQPLVHGVPRTITEADCTLYTALTGSRFALHCAKTVANAVGFAEMPVDNFLLFHIAFGKTVNDVSLNAVANLGYAEVTFKRPAFAGDTIKVVSEVIGLKENSNGKTGVVYVHSTAVNQDDHIVLSFKRWVMVHKKDMQTKCAAPQLPELASEVSSTQQVIPAQMNLADWPDYASDSQLKASEFTVGDTYFHRDGITINDSDHSLATRLYQNNARVHFDQHMMNDSKHGMRLVYGGHIISLCRALSYNGLGNGIWLSAIHSGSHCNPSFAGDTIYAQSTILEITNVADRDDLALVKINMLGIKNNSPEQMEFLTRTVDGRKKYHNDVVLDLELTVIMVK encoded by the coding sequence ATGACAATAACAACAAATTATCTGCCAACGCCAGAAGGTCTTTATTTTGAAGATTTTTTTGTCGGTCAACCTTTGGTTCATGGTGTACCTCGCACCATAACCGAAGCTGATTGCACCCTTTATACGGCGCTAACCGGTTCTCGTTTTGCCTTGCATTGTGCAAAAACGGTGGCTAACGCAGTTGGTTTTGCCGAAATGCCAGTAGACAATTTCCTATTGTTTCATATCGCCTTTGGTAAAACTGTAAACGATGTATCATTAAATGCTGTGGCTAACCTTGGTTACGCCGAAGTTACTTTTAAACGCCCTGCTTTTGCTGGCGACACCATCAAAGTGGTTAGCGAAGTAATTGGCTTGAAAGAAAACTCAAATGGTAAAACCGGGGTGGTTTACGTTCATTCCACTGCGGTGAACCAAGATGATCATATAGTTTTAAGTTTTAAACGTTGGGTTATGGTCCATAAAAAAGATATGCAAACTAAGTGCGCTGCGCCGCAATTACCAGAGTTAGCAAGCGAAGTTAGTTCAACACAGCAAGTAATTCCTGCTCAAATGAATTTAGCTGACTGGCCAGATTATGCTAGTGACTCACAACTAAAAGCATCAGAGTTTACTGTTGGCGATACTTATTTTCATCGAGATGGCATTACCATAAATGATTCGGATCACTCATTAGCAACACGGCTTTATCAAAATAACGCTCGCGTGCATTTTGATCAGCACATGATGAATGACTCAAAGCATGGCATGCGTTTGGTCTACGGCGGACATATCATTTCACTTTGTCGAGCGCTAAGCTATAACGGTTTAGGTAACGGTATATGGTTAAGTGCAATTCATAGTGGTAGTCATTGTAACCCGTCTTTTGCCGGTGACACCATTTATGCACAAAGTACGATTTTAGAAATAACAAACGTTGCAGATAGAGATGATCTCGCCTTGGTGAAAATAAACATGCTCGGTATTAAAAACAATAGCCCAGAACAAATGGAGTTTTTAACTCGAACAGTTGATGGTAGAAAGAAATACCACAACGACGTTGTTCTCGATCTAGAGTTAACCGTAATCATGGTTAAGTAA